A genomic window from Pyxicephalus adspersus chromosome 2, UCB_Pads_2.0, whole genome shotgun sequence includes:
- the LTC4S gene encoding leukotriene C4 synthase, which yields MLANIVLLGGVTLLGVLEQAYFSLQVIGARRKYHVSPPSTSGPPEFERVFRAQVNCAEYFPIFLAVLWLSGLFFHQGIAATCGLLYLFARYRYFKGYSASPQGRLAPMYLNAGILWFMIGLSAVGILHVLFSHFLELEVF from the exons ATGTTAGCTAACATTGTGCTATTAGGAGGAGTCACTTTGCTTGGAGTGTTGGAGCAAG CATACTTTTCTCTGCAGGTGATTGGGGCCAGGAGGAAGTATCATGTCTCACCTCCAAGCACTTCTGGGCCTCCTGAGTTTGAAAGAGTTTTCCGAGCTCA GGTCAACTGCGCagaatattttccaatatttctTGCTGTATTATGGCTATCAGGGCTCTTCTTTCATCAAG gcATAGCTGCAACATGTGGACTTCTTTACCTGTTTGCCCGATATCGATATTTTAAGGGCTACAGTGCTTCTCCACAGGGCAG ATTGGCTCCAATGTATCTTAATGCTGGCATTCTCTGGTTTATGATTGGCCTTTCAGCAGTTGGCATACTTCATGTTCTTTTTTCCCACTTCCTGGAACTGGAGGTCTTTTGA